GTTGACACGTTCGACCGTCAGGAAGGCGACGTGAATATTGTTCACGGAGCGCTCTGGTTCTTCTTCTAAAAGGTCGCTCGTTCTGAGAGCAGTCAAGAGCCTGCGGGGCTCGCCCCGCAGGCTCTTCTGCTTCACGGTGAACGCCTCGTGCAGCCCCCCCGCACCCTCGCCGTCCTGAGCCTGGTTTTCCTCCTCCCCGCCTGCGGCCTCTATGAAGCCGTCAGGGGGGGAGACAGCCGGAACCTCGGCCCGCCCGCCGCGCCCAAAGCGCCGGCCTCACAGGCCGTCGCGTCGCGGAACGGTGAAGCCCGCTGGGTCCTGATCCGGAACCCCCGCTACGGCGCGACGATGCGCGAGCCCGAGTATGTCTGGGTGGAGGAGGACAAGATCCCGACGACCCTTTCCACCATCATCTTTGGGAAAAACTCGGTACTCGCCCCTGCCCACGTCGTCACCCAGTACGGGTCTCCGCCGGGAGGCGCAAGGATCAGCCCGCTCCAGTACGCGTCCGCTCAGCCGGCCGGCGAGGCGACGTCGCCGAAGCCCACCCTGGCTCGTGCGGCGACGAAGCCGGAGAAGGCTCCCGTGCAGGAGGTCACCCCGCGGGGGTACATCGTCCACATCCAGAAGCGGCTCATCGTCGTGGACCTGACCTCCGCCGACGGCGTCAAGCCGGGCTCGATCCTGAGCCTCCGCCGGGAACGTATCCGGCTCACCCACCCGGTCAGCGGCGAATACCTGGGCGAGCTGGATGAGGAGATCGGGACAGCCCGGGTGGTGGAGCTCCGGGAGCGGTTCACGCTCGCCGAGATCCAGGAAACCCGGCCGGGGGTCGAGCTGAAGGTCAAGGACCGGGTCGTCCTGAAGCCCGAGTAACGGCGTGCGGTGGGTCACTTGACACCTGCGGCCAAGCCGCTATAATGGCGCGCAGACAGCTTGACTGGCCTGCCTCGTTTCCTGTTCGGATCTCATTGAGAAGGGGAGGGAGCCCGATTAGACCCTTCCGCATCCGCCCCCTGCTTCTCATCCTCACCGTTCTCGCCCTGGCGCTCCCGGCGAACTCCCCTGTCGAATCCCAGCAGAAGCGCATCGTCAAGATCGCTACCCAGAGCCCGCTCTCGGGCGGCCAGGCCGCCGTAGGCGAAGGGCTCAGGCTCGGGGCCCAACTGGCCATTGAACAGTTCAAGGGCCCTGTCGAGAAGCTCGACTTCTACGTGGAGCTGGTTTCGTTCGACGACGAGGCCAGGTCCGACGTCGCCGTTGCCAACGCCAGGAACATCATCGCTGACAAGGAAATCCTGCTCGTGATCGGCCATCTCCAGGGCACCGCCATTTCTGCCTCGGAGGTCTATCGGGAAGCCCAGCTCGCGATGATCTCCCCCGCCATCCATCCGACGCTGACTGACCGGAACTACTCCAACGTCAGCCGCGTCTCCGGCCGCGACGACGTCCAGGGCGTTGCGGGAGCAGAGTTTGCGACGAGCCTCGGGGGCAAGACCGCCTACGTGATCCACGACAGGACCACATATGGCCAGCGCGTGGCCGAGTCTTTCAGAGACCGTGCCAAGAAGCTCGGGATCGCGGTGGTCGGCTTCGAGGGGACCGAGGAGAGGTCCAACTTCGACCCGATCATCACGCCGATCAAGGCCAAGAACCCCGACCTGATCTACTTCGGCGGCATCCATGACCAGGCGGCCCCGTTCTTCAAGCAGACCCGGGAGAAGGGCGTCAAGTCCAAGTTCCTGGGCCCGGAGGGGATGGACTCCTCCGCCCTGGCCAAGATCGCCGGAAAGGCCGTGGTCGGGATGTACTACACGTCCGTCGTCGGCCCGGTCACCGTGTACCCCAAGGCCAAGGAGTTCGCCAAGGCCTTCAAGGAGAAGTTCAAGAAGGACCCCGAGTCCTTCTCCGCCCAAGCCTATGACGCCACGGCCATCGGGCTCAAGGGGCTGGAGGCAGCCATCAAGGCGGCCGGTGGCAAGCTGCCGTCCCGCGAGGCGGTCATGGTGGCCGTCCGGAAGGTCAAGCACAGCGGGATTACGGGGACGATCGAGTTCGACGAGAAGGGCGATCCGAAGAAAGCGCTCTACTTCGTCTTCCGCGTGGTCTCTGATGACCCGGCCAAGTGGGACGAGAGCAAGGAGGTGAGGCGACTGGAGATCACTGCCCCGGCGCTGAAAAGGTAAGCCAACGGGCGCATGGCGTGTCACATCCGGTAAGGGAGCGGTCTATGGAGTGCAAGGCTCTGAGAAAAATCGTCGTGGCAGTTCGAGCCGAGGGGCTCCCGACGAGCCGCAGGCGTGGCAGTTCGAGCCGAGGCGCTTCGGCGGAGGCAGCTTCATCGCCTGCGCCAGCGACGAGGCGAGGGCCCGAGAAGGTTTTCCCTGGGATAGGGACCCGTGATGTCCAGCGAGGAGTCGGAACAAAGAGACACGACAAAAGATGAGGAGGAGAAAGCTATGAAACGCGGAACCGCTCCGCAGTCTTTCGGGATTTGGTTGCTCCTCATGATGGTGTCTTTCTCTTTCGCGTCCCTCCCCGCCGCTGCCCAGGCGCCGGTCACCGACCCCGTTGGCGTGGTGAAGCTTGCCAAGGGCGAGCCCCTGACCATTGCGTACTGGTTCGTGGTGGCCGGACCCGATGCCAGCCTGGGCATCGACACCCGGCGGGGCGTCGAAATCGCCATCGAGGACAAAGGCGGCAAGGTCCTGGGCCATCCCATCAAGCTGATCGGTGAGGACTCGGGCTGTAACGCCGAGGGGGGCGTGACTGCGGCAACCAAGCTGGCCGCAAACCCAGCGATCGTGGCAGCGATCGGTTCCAACTGCTCGAGCGAGGCTGTGCCGGGGGCCCCGATCCTCTGGAGGGCCGGAATCGTGACGGTCTCGCCTTCCAACACCGCGCCCAAGCTCACCGCTCCTGATCGCGGGCCGACCTTCGACGGCTACGTCCGAACCGCTCACAACGACAAAGTGCAGGGGAGGGTAGCGGCGGAGTTTGTCAGGAAAGTCCTGAAGGTCAGCAAGGCGGCGACCATCCACGACGGGAGCCCGTACGCTGAAGGGTTGGCAGGGGTGTTTGCCGAGACCTTCAAGAAACTGGGTGGTACGATTACCTCTCAGGAGGCAATTGCGCCGACGGACACGGATATGCGCCCGGTGCTGACGAAGATCGGCGCGGGCAAGCCGGCCCTGATCTACTACCCGATCTTCATCGCCGCGGGCGGCCACGTGACCCGCCAGGCCAAGGAAGTGGCCGGCGTGGGGAAGGTCAAACTGATGGGCGCGGACGGGATGTTTTCGCCGGATTTCATGAAGGCCGCCGGCGATGCGGCGGTGGGCATGTACCACTCAAGCCCCGACCTTTCCCCGGAGGCGCTGGGACCCGCATACAAAACCTTCGTTGACAAGCACCAGAAGAAGTACGGCGAGAAGCCGCTGTCTGCGTTTCACCCACACGCCTACGACGCCGCGCTGATGGTCTTTGCAGCCATCGAGAAGGTGGCCAAGAAGGACGCGGCCGGCAACACCTACATCGGGCGGAAGGCTCTGCGGGACGCCCTGTATGCGACCAAGGGCTTCAAGGGTCTGACCGGAACCTTGACCTGCGACAAGTACGGCGACTGCGCAGATCCGAAGATCGCCGTCTACCAGACGGAGTCGGCCGACCCGGCAAAGTGGGAGCCGGGAAAGAATCCGCGGAAGATCTACCCGTAGGTCGATACCGGTTGGGCGATCACCTGAGGGGATGGGCCGGGAAGGTCTCTTCGGCTCATCCCCTTTTTAGTTAGAGGCCTCCTGTGCGGCAACGCTGGTTTCAGAAACTGTCGCTCGTCGATCTGCTGCTCTGGGCGTTTCGCGCCGGGGTACTCCTCCTGGTGATCTGGGGCACCATCGGCACCCTCTCCGCTGGGACGTACTCCGGCGAGACATGGATTGACCTCGTCGTGTTCGGCCTCTCCCAGGGCAGCGTTTACGCCCTTATCGCCCTCGGCTACACGATGGTGTACGGGATCCTGCGCATGATCAACTTCGCCCACGGCGAGGTGTTCATGAGCGGCGCCTATACGGCATACTTCGTCGCCGATGCCCTGGCAAGGGCCGGCCACCTCAACCGGAACCCCATCCTGAGCCTCCTCCTGATTCTGGCCGTCTCGATGGTCACCTCGACGGCCGTCGCGCTGCTCCTCGAACGCATCGCCTACCGGCCGCTCAGGCGCGCGCCGCGCCTCGTCCCGCTCATCGCGGCCATCGGAGCGTCGTTCTTCCTGCAGTACGCCTTCCGCGGCCTCTACGGGTCGGGGTTCAAGGCGTATCCGGAGGCCGAGATCCTCAAAGGCAAGTGGACGATCGCCGGCATCGAGATCCTGCGGACCCAGGCGGTGGTGCTGGTGGCGTCTGTGTTGATGATGCTCGGGCTCTACATCTTCGTGATGCGGACCAAGATGGGGACCGCGATGCGGGCGGTGTCTGAAGACATGGAAGTGGCCGCGCTGATGGGGATCAACGTAGACCGCGTGATTGTGATCACCTTCGGTGTCGGGGCGGCGATGGCCGGGGCCGCGGGCATGCTGTACGCGCTGGTCTTCAAGCAGGTGCACTTCTTCATGGGCTTTGTGCCCGGCATCAAGGCGTTTACAGCCGCCGTGCTGGGCGGCATCGGCAACATCCCGGGGGCCATGCTCGGCGGCCTGTTCCTGGGCGTCGTCGAATCGGTCGGCCCCATTCTGTTTCTCGACGGTCTGGGCATCGTCGCGCCATACCAGCTCAAGGATGTCATCGCCTTTACCATGCTCGTCATGGTGTTGATCTTCCGGCCTTCGGGGATCCTGGGTGAGCGGCTCGTGGTCAAGAAGGCCTAGCCACAAAGAGAAGGTGTGCTTGTGAGCACGGATCCACGATTGTGGGGCGGCACCATACGGACGGGTCTGGTCTGGGGCGGAGTTGCCGTCTTCCTTGCGCTCGTCGGCATGGTGGAGGCGTTTGCCGGGCGCCAGATTGTCGCTGGCGTCATCTCGCTTGGCCGCTCCCTGCTTCTCCTGACCGGTCTGGCAGCCGGGTACCAGGCTGCTCAACGATCTGCCGGCGGTGGTCCCATGCTCATCCTCTCGCGCGCTGGTCTGGCTGGCGCCGTGGCCGGGGCGCTGCTGTCCGCGCTGGTTTTGGTCGGGAGTGCCCTGGACCTGCGTCAGGTGCTCGTCAATGCCTCACCCGGGCTCTTTTCGCTGCTCTCGTTCGGCCAGGGCGTGGCAGGAGCATACCTCACGGTCCTGGCCGCGATGGCAGCCGGGGCCGCGGG
This is a stretch of genomic DNA from Candidatus Rokuibacteriota bacterium. It encodes these proteins:
- a CDS encoding branched-chain amino acid ABC transporter substrate-binding protein, with protein sequence MRPLLLILTVLALALPANSPVESQQKRIVKIATQSPLSGGQAAVGEGLRLGAQLAIEQFKGPVEKLDFYVELVSFDDEARSDVAVANARNIIADKEILLVIGHLQGTAISASEVYREAQLAMISPAIHPTLTDRNYSNVSRVSGRDDVQGVAGAEFATSLGGKTAYVIHDRTTYGQRVAESFRDRAKKLGIAVVGFEGTEERSNFDPIITPIKAKNPDLIYFGGIHDQAAPFFKQTREKGVKSKFLGPEGMDSSALAKIAGKAVVGMYYTSVVGPVTVYPKAKEFAKAFKEKFKKDPESFSAQAYDATAIGLKGLEAAIKAAGGKLPSREAVMVAVRKVKHSGITGTIEFDEKGDPKKALYFVFRVVSDDPAKWDESKEVRRLEITAPALKR
- a CDS encoding branched-chain amino acid ABC transporter substrate-binding protein; protein product: MSSEESEQRDTTKDEEEKAMKRGTAPQSFGIWLLLMMVSFSFASLPAAAQAPVTDPVGVVKLAKGEPLTIAYWFVVAGPDASLGIDTRRGVEIAIEDKGGKVLGHPIKLIGEDSGCNAEGGVTAATKLAANPAIVAAIGSNCSSEAVPGAPILWRAGIVTVSPSNTAPKLTAPDRGPTFDGYVRTAHNDKVQGRVAAEFVRKVLKVSKAATIHDGSPYAEGLAGVFAETFKKLGGTITSQEAIAPTDTDMRPVLTKIGAGKPALIYYPIFIAAGGHVTRQAKEVAGVGKVKLMGADGMFSPDFMKAAGDAAVGMYHSSPDLSPEALGPAYKTFVDKHQKKYGEKPLSAFHPHAYDAALMVFAAIEKVAKKDAAGNTYIGRKALRDALYATKGFKGLTGTLTCDKYGDCADPKIAVYQTESADPAKWEPGKNPRKIYP
- a CDS encoding branched-chain amino acid ABC transporter permease, producing MRQRWFQKLSLVDLLLWAFRAGVLLLVIWGTIGTLSAGTYSGETWIDLVVFGLSQGSVYALIALGYTMVYGILRMINFAHGEVFMSGAYTAYFVADALARAGHLNRNPILSLLLILAVSMVTSTAVALLLERIAYRPLRRAPRLVPLIAAIGASFFLQYAFRGLYGSGFKAYPEAEILKGKWTIAGIEILRTQAVVLVASVLMMLGLYIFVMRTKMGTAMRAVSEDMEVAALMGINVDRVIVITFGVGAAMAGAAGMLYALVFKQVHFFMGFVPGIKAFTAAVLGGIGNIPGAMLGGLFLGVVESVGPILFLDGLGIVAPYQLKDVIAFTMLVMVLIFRPSGILGERLVVKKA